One window of the Magnolia sinica isolate HGM2019 chromosome 19, MsV1, whole genome shotgun sequence genome contains the following:
- the LOC131235515 gene encoding large ribosomal subunit protein uL3, with amino-acid sequence MSHRKFEHPRHGSLGFLPRKRASRHRGKVKSFPRDDPSKPCKLTAFLGYKAGMTHIVREVEKPGSKLHKKETCEAVTIVETPPMIVVGVVAYVKTPRGLRSLNTVWAQHLSEELRRRFYKNWCKSKKKAFTKYSKKYESEEGKKDIQSQLEKMKKYASVIRVLAHTQIKKMKGLKQKKAHLMEIQVNGGTIAQKVDFAYGFFEKQIPIDAVFQKDEMIDIIGVTKGKGYEGVVTRWGVTRLPRKTHRGLRKVACIGAWHPARVSFTVARAGQNGYHHRTEMNKKIYKLGKAGQESHTAVTEFDRTDKDITPMGGFPHYGVVKDDYLLIKGCCVGPKKRVVTLRQSLLKQTSRVALEDIKLKFIDTSSKFGHGRFQTTQEKQKFYGRLKA; translated from the exons TGAAGTCTTTCCCTAGGGATGACCCAAGCAAGCCCTGCAAGCTCACAGCCTTCCTTGGGTACAAGGCTGGAATGACGCACATTGTCAGAGAAGTTGAAAAGCCTGGATCGA agCTTCACAAGAAGGAGACATGTGAAGCTGTGACAATCGTAGAAACTCCACCGATGATTGTTGTTGGGGTGGTGGCTTATGTGAAAACGCCTCGTGGCCTTCGTTCTTTGAACACTGTTTGGGCTCAACATCTTAGTGAGGAGCTGAGGAGGAGATTCTATAAGAACTGGTGCAAATCCAAGAAGAAGGCCTTTACGAAGTATTCGAAGAAATATGAAAGTGAGGAAGGAAAGAAAGACATTCAGTCACAACTAGAGAAAATGAAGAAGTACGCATCTGTTATTCGTGTTTTGGCTCACACCCAG ATAAAGAAGATGAAGGGTTTGAAACAGAAAAAGGCACACTTGATGGAGATTCAGGTAAATGGTGGGACGATTGCGCAGAAGGTGGACTTTGCTTATGGCTTCTTTGAGAAGCAAATCCCTATCGATGCTGTTTTCCAGAAAGATGAAATGATTGACATTATTGGGGTGACTAAGGGTAAAGGTTATGAAGGTGTGGTCACTCGTTGGGGTGTAACTCGCCTGCCTCGTAAGACCCACAGAGGTCTGAGGAAGGTGGCCTGTATTGGTGCCTGGCATCCTGCCAGGGTCTCCTTCACAGTTGCTAGGGCTGGCCAGAATGGGTATCACCATCGTACCGAAATGAACAAGAAGATCTACAAGCTTGGGAAGGCAGGGCAGGAGTCCCATACAGCTGTCACAGAATTTGACAG GACGGACAAGGATATAACTCCCATGGGAGGGTTCCCTCACTATGGTGTGGTGAAGGATGATTATCTTCTTATCAAGGgctgctgtgtggggcccaaaaaGAGGGTGGTTACGCTTCGCCAGTCCCTGCTGAAGCAGACTTCCCGTGTTGCTCTTGAGGATATCAAGCTCAAATTCATTGACACATCCTCAAAATTCGGTCACGGCCGTTTCCAGACCACTCAGGAGAAGCAGAAGTTCTATGGACGCCTCAAGGCTTAG